Proteins encoded in a region of the Sphingomonas sp. OV641 genome:
- the fusA gene encoding elongation factor G encodes MARSHPLELYRNIGIMAHIDAGKTTTTERILYYTGKSYKIGEVHEGTATMDWMEQEQERGITITSAATTCKWKAEEGKGPEHLINIIDTPGHVDFTIEVERSLRVLDGAVACFDGVAGVEPQSETVWRQADKYGVPRMCFVNKLDRTGADFYFCVQSIIDRLGAKPAVLYLPIGMEGGFKGLVDLVENRAIIWLEESLGAKFEYQPIPDDMAEKAAKYRSDLIELAVEQDDAAMEAYLEGTEPTAAELKKLIRKGTLNMSFVPVVCGSAFKNKGVQPLLDAVVDFLPSPLDVPAIKGVKLDGETPDERPSSDEAPFSALAFKIMNDPFVGSLTFARIYSGVLTKGSYLNSVKDKKEKIGRMLLMHANSREDIEEARAGDIVAIAGLKETTTGDTLCDPAKPIILERMEFPEPVIELSVEPKTKADQEKMGIALNRLAAEDPSFRVSTDHESGQTIIKGMGELHLEILVDRMKREFKVEANVGAPQVAYREYLKKKVDIDYTHKKQSGGSGQFGRVKATLVPGERGSGYQFFDEIKGGNIPREYIPSVEKGFKETAETGHLIGFPIIDFEVHLTDGAYHDVDSSALAFEICARGAMREAAAKAGITLLEPVMKVEVVTPEDYLGDVIGDMNSRRGQIQGTDTRGNAQAVTAMVPLANMFGYVNQLRSFTQGRASYSMQFSHYDEVPQNVADEVKAKMA; translated from the coding sequence ATGGCCCGCAGCCATCCGCTCGAACTCTATCGCAACATCGGCATCATGGCGCACATCGACGCCGGCAAGACGACGACGACCGAGCGCATCCTCTACTACACCGGCAAGTCCTACAAGATCGGCGAAGTGCATGAAGGCACCGCGACGATGGACTGGATGGAGCAGGAGCAGGAGCGCGGCATTACGATCACGTCGGCTGCCACCACCTGCAAGTGGAAGGCCGAAGAGGGCAAGGGCCCCGAGCACCTGATCAACATCATCGACACCCCGGGCCACGTCGACTTCACGATCGAAGTCGAGCGTTCGCTGCGCGTGCTCGACGGCGCTGTGGCATGCTTCGACGGCGTTGCCGGCGTGGAGCCGCAGTCCGAGACGGTGTGGCGCCAGGCTGACAAGTACGGCGTGCCGCGCATGTGCTTCGTCAACAAGCTGGACCGTACCGGTGCCGATTTCTACTTCTGCGTGCAGTCGATCATCGATCGTCTCGGCGCGAAGCCGGCCGTCCTGTATTTGCCGATCGGCATGGAAGGCGGCTTCAAGGGCCTGGTCGACCTGGTCGAGAACCGCGCGATCATCTGGCTCGAGGAATCGCTGGGCGCGAAGTTCGAATATCAGCCGATCCCTGACGACATGGCCGAGAAGGCGGCGAAGTATCGCAGCGACCTGATCGAGCTGGCCGTCGAGCAGGACGATGCGGCGATGGAGGCGTATCTCGAGGGCACCGAGCCGACCGCGGCCGAGCTCAAGAAGCTGATCCGCAAGGGCACGCTGAACATGTCCTTCGTGCCGGTGGTCTGCGGCTCGGCGTTCAAGAACAAGGGCGTGCAACCCCTGCTTGACGCGGTTGTCGACTTCCTGCCGAGCCCGCTCGACGTTCCCGCCATCAAGGGCGTGAAGCTCGACGGCGAGACGCCGGACGAGCGTCCGTCTTCGGACGAGGCACCGTTCTCGGCGCTGGCGTTCAAGATCATGAACGACCCGTTCGTCGGTTCGCTCACCTTCGCCCGCATCTACTCGGGCGTCCTCACCAAGGGCAGCTATCTGAACTCGGTGAAGGACAAGAAGGAAAAGATCGGCCGTATGCTCCTGATGCACGCGAACTCGCGTGAGGACATCGAGGAAGCGCGCGCTGGCGACATCGTCGCGATCGCGGGCCTCAAGGAGACCACGACCGGCGATACGCTGTGCGATCCGGCCAAGCCGATCATCCTTGAGCGCATGGAGTTTCCCGAGCCCGTCATCGAGCTGTCGGTGGAGCCGAAGACCAAGGCCGACCAGGAGAAGATGGGCATCGCGCTCAATCGTCTGGCCGCCGAGGATCCGTCGTTCCGCGTGTCGACCGATCACGAATCGGGCCAGACGATCATCAAGGGGATGGGCGAGCTTCACCTCGAGATCCTCGTCGATCGCATGAAGCGCGAGTTCAAGGTTGAGGCAAACGTCGGTGCGCCGCAGGTGGCTTATCGCGAATACCTCAAGAAGAAGGTCGACATCGACTATACGCACAAGAAGCAGTCGGGCGGCTCCGGCCAGTTCGGCCGCGTGAAGGCGACGTTGGTGCCGGGTGAGCGCGGTTCGGGCTACCAGTTCTTCGACGAGATCAAGGGCGGCAACATTCCGCGCGAGTACATCCCGTCGGTGGAGAAGGGCTTCAAGGAGACCGCGGAAACGGGTCACCTGATCGGCTTCCCGATCATCGACTTCGAGGTTCACCTGACCGACGGCGCGTACCACGACGTCGACTCGTCGGCGCTGGCCTTCGAAATCTGTGCCCGCGGCGCGATGCGCGAAGCGGCGGCCAAGGCGGGTATCACCCTGCTGGAGCCGGTGATGAAGGTCGAGGTCGTGACGCCGGAAGATTATCTCGGCGACGTGATCGGCGACATGAACTCGCGTCGTGGCCAGATCCAGGGCACCGACACGCGCGGCAACGCGCAGGCGGTGACGGCGATGGTGCCGCTCGCGAACATGTTCGGCTACGTCAATCAGCTGCGCTCCTTCACCCAGGGTCGCGCCAGCTACTCGATGCAGTTCTCGCACTATGATGAAGTGCCGCAGAACGTTGCTGACGAAGTGAAGGCCAAGATGGCCTGA
- the rpsG gene encoding 30S ribosomal protein S7, translating into MARRRRPEKREILPDPVYGDEVLSKFMNSVMLDGKKSVAEGIVYSALTTVETRAKRDPLGVFHDALNNIKPGIEVRSRRVGGATYQVPVEVRPERAQALAIRWLIAAARGRSENTMDARLSGELLDASNNRGNAVKKREDTHRMAEANRAFSHYRW; encoded by the coding sequence ATGGCACGTCGTCGTCGTCCCGAGAAGCGGGAAATCCTGCCTGATCCCGTTTACGGGGATGAGGTTCTGTCGAAGTTCATGAATTCGGTGATGCTGGACGGCAAGAAGTCCGTCGCGGAAGGAATCGTCTATTCCGCGCTGACCACCGTCGAGACCCGCGCCAAGCGTGACCCGCTGGGCGTGTTTCATGACGCGCTGAACAACATCAAGCCGGGCATCGAGGTCCGCAGCCGCCGTGTCGGTGGTGCGACCTATCAGGTGCCGGTCGAGGTTCGTCCGGAGCGCGCGCAGGCACTGGCGATCCGCTGGCTGATCGCCGCGGCCCGCGGCCGCAGCGAGAACACCATGGATGCGCGTCTGTCGGGCGAGCTGCTCGACGCTTCGAACAACCGCGGCAACGCGGTGAAGAAGCGCGAGGACACGCACCGCATGGCCGAAGCGAACCGCGCCTTCAGCCACTACCGCTGGTAA
- the rpsL gene encoding 30S ribosomal protein S12, with product MPTINQLVRKGREPQKAKSKVPAMEQNPQKRGVCTRVYTTTPKKPNSALRKVAKVRLTNQREVISYIPGEGHNLQEHSVVLIRGGRVRDLPGVRYHVLRGVLDTQGVKDRRQSRSKYGAKRPK from the coding sequence ATGCCGACGATCAACCAGCTGGTCCGCAAGGGCCGCGAACCGCAGAAGGCCAAGAGCAAGGTCCCTGCGATGGAGCAGAACCCGCAGAAGCGCGGCGTCTGCACCCGTGTCTATACGACGACCCCGAAGAAGCCGAACTCGGCACTCCGCAAGGTGGCCAAGGTTCGCCTGACCAACCAGCGCGAAGTCATCAGCTACATCCCGGGTGAAGGCCACAACCTGCAGGAGCACTCGGTGGTGCTGATCCGCGGCGGCCGTGTGCGCGACCTTCCGGGCGTGCGCTACCACGTGCTGCGCGGCGTGCTCGACACGCAGGGCGTCAAGGACCGTCGCCAGTCCCGTTCCAAGTACGGCGCGAAGCGTCCGAAGTAA